The following nucleotide sequence is from Apium graveolens cultivar Ventura chromosome 4, ASM990537v1, whole genome shotgun sequence.
GGTATTCCGTCGGTATTTTTTATCGCATTTCTCAAATTTGATATTTTGGTCACAAATTTCAAAAAAAGTGGTATTTTTTGCCATTAACCATTAATGTACCTAATGTTTGGTTGCTGCATTGATGTATAGACATGGATCCCAAAACTATAATCAATCTAAATATATCATCTGGTTGGTTAAGACAAAATAAGGTTGAGGGAAAAAATATACAGGCGCTATGCACAGTAGAACGCAGGTCATGGGTTGGAAATATTTTACGTGCCAACTAGGAGTCTTATGTAAGGGTCATGACTTTTCACTTGTAGTGGTACAATTTTAGTTTTTATAGAAACAATGTAGCATTAATTTAAGATAACATAATTGGCTACTATGAAAATTGAATTCTGGAGAGGAAAAAAAAGTGATAAAGACGCATCTTAAAGTAagatgataaaagaaaggaccACCATGTTGTGATTAACCCCAGAACTGATCCCTGTGTGTCTTACTCTCATTTGCTGCCATCACGGACCACAATTTAGCACATTCCagttcatgatttatgaacaatATAACAATATATTATTGGATGGTGCATAGTCAAGTTGCAGCGGGACATTTATTCTCATGTTAAATAGTTTATACAAAGCCAGGATTCACATCTTTGGCATTCGAGGGGGAGGGGGGGGGGCTCACCCAAAAACTAAAATGAAGCACCTGACGACGCATCTTTCCCTGTGATGGTTAATTCATACAAGAAGAAAGTATCATTCACTCGAATCTCTTCCTTCTCATTGATTTTGTCCAGTAGAGTGATCGGTTGAAAGTAGTAATAGATATGGTTCAGAGAAGGCATGAATATCAAGTTGATGTTagcaaaaataaaaaaataagaaTCAACTTGATGACCCCAACACTTTGTTCTTCCTCCAAGATAAGGTAACATAAGTTGCTCATCTTACACAAAAATGCAATATAGTTCAAGATATAAAGATATCTCTCCATCATATGTACAACGATATATCTTCTGGATTTTTGGTCCAAGATTGATACCGAGGGTTCAAGATATAAAGATATGCAACATCCACTTTAAAAGGTTACATACATGTTATACTGCTACAAACGTTCCAGCTATCGAAATGTAATACAAAATAAGGTGCCTCAAACTCAAATATGACTCTCCTGGATTCTCAGGACTTCGTAATACATGCATTGAGCTAATAACTAGAATCAATGACCCCAGGACTTCGTAATACATGCATAGAGCTAATAACTAGAATCAATGACCCCAATTAGCAGCTACATTGGAAGGTCCAGCACAACTCAAATCAGGATCTATCTACCATAACTATTATGCCTCTGTTACGGTACATTGGTACACTGCACAACTACTAAAATCCacatcataaaatttaaataaaaaaagaaaaagaagaggaACAACAACACACAATTCTATCATTAAACTACAGTTTAAGTTAAGGTATACAGAGTTATGTTTGCAGTTATTCCATGACAGGTTTGCATCTTTAGAGTATTTCGATTCATTCCAACCCTCTTCTTCAGCATAACAAATACTGTGTAGACCATCAAGCTCAAATTTATCCACATATTAATGTTGGTAAAATACTTCATGTAGCTGAGTTGTCTGGCTGATCAACATTTGATTGTTCCATGTGTGGTCTAATAAAGGACCTACGCCACCAAACCTCAAAAGCCCGCTGAAGATTTGGGCAACTATCACCAGTCTTTAGAAAACAGCCCAACCAAGTAAGCAAAATGCTTTGTTGGTCTTCCAGAGGCAGTGTAAGAATTGTCCTGCCTATTCCTTCTTCAACAGCCTTTCGATCAAATGACCGGCACCCATGCTGTAACCAACTATAATCATCGATTAAAGGCTGTAACCAGGTTTGTAATAACATGTGACGGGTGTCTTTAGATGGTAGAAGCTCCCCTCTTCCAATGCCAACAAACATCCTCGCAGAAATGCAACTAACATGATGGCGAGACACAATAGGAAGCCTTGTGTGAAGTGATGCCAGCTCTTGCTGGTTAGCCCACATAATGGCAAATTCATCTGCTGCCTGCCTGTCTGCTAAGATATCAAGCAACCATGTGAGATTATCAGCCTCCAAGGCCAGTTGCTTTACCACCGGTTCTTTGACATTAATGGGTTGGCCAGAAAATTCCGGTTCAGCAGCATTtctaaaatgaaataataaagaGTCCAAGCAGCTTCTGCAGGAACTATAGATGGACTCGTTGCATATGTCAGTTGAGCTTGAACTGCTAGAAAGATTATTATTCTCCCTAAGAAGCTTTAGAACAATATTTTTCATTTCACGGCGACCTTTTTCTTCATTACTTTTAAGCACAAGTTCGAGTACGTGAGATATAGTGTCTTTTGGGGGATTTGAGATGACAGATGAGACTCGTTTCAGTACTGGGGTAATACCAATTCCCTCTCCATGGAGACGCGAGACAGATGAaacaactttctcttcttcttcttccccAACCCAAGGAACAGCTTCCAAATATTCTAAACATGACTGCATGCACAAATTAAAGCGGAGCTGTTCTGCAACCTAAGCAAAAGAAAAAGATAATCATGAATCACATGTTACCTTGAGGACATAATAAACTCTTCAGTACAACAGGATAGACATGTTACGATGAGGACATAATAAACTCTTCAGTACAACACGATAGACATGCTGTATTGTTGGTTTTTTACAGATTTAAGATTTGAAATTGTGTAAGGCATACCAGATCAAGGTATATAATAGAACCAGGTCAACATATTCTTCAGAAAGAATTACACAACTAGCTAGTTTTTTCCATCCATAACTATAATAAGTATGAGGATTAATCATTTTCCTGGGTGGGCACAAGTGTAACTAATCAAATGTTCCAGAGAAGAATTTGGGACTTGAGGCTTTTTGTGCTTGCTATGTTCTAGTTCTAGTGATATAGCTTACACCAGTTTCCATCGACTTGCTTGTCTTATCTACTGAATTTTCCAATGATGAAGGAAAGAACTTCTACACTTTTTTCCCGAACCTGACCTTTTTAACCGACACAGAAACTCTTAGTTAATGGGAAGTAACACTGATTATCTTATATTATGATGGAAAATAAATTTTCATATCATGTTAACATTTAGATGATATGCACCTTTAAAGTAGTTAGGTCCAGAGCTTTATGTTTACATCTATCTAGATAGTTGACCTAATGAGCTCTGAATGTCCTCTTCAGAATGAAAATTGCAGGATGCAACACCATGTTTGCCCGGTCTAGCAAAACAACTATCACAGACCCCTACCATAGTACCATTTGAAAGTTGTAATATtattagagcaagtccaatgcaTAGCTATATTTAATCCTATAGCTATAATATAAGACCAAAATCATAAAACTCAACTTCAATGCATAGCTATACATGGATGGATAAATGCATAAATGGATACTTGGTCATATATTTAGGACCAAAGATGGGCTATAGACATCCTAACCACATCATTAAATAACTAATAATGGAGTGCAATGAGGTCCACTTTAAATTTAGGTAAATATGGAATTATTTGGTTGTAAAATGCACAACTAGCATTGGagtgcaagtgctattttagcCCCAAAAACAATTTTTCGTGCCATATTGTAGCATTGGCTATAGCCATTTTACATCTAGCATTGGACTTGTTCTTAGTCGACCAATCTGAATGGCACAATTAGGAGTTAGAATTCAATCAAATCCCAAGGAGAGGCATTTTGAGTTAGTTGCTTACTTCTGGAAAGATTCATCTTTTGTTCTACAAAATCTGGATTATTCTTAAATATCACGTTGTTCTTTTATTTGCTCTACAGGAATCAATACAACTTCAATTCTCCCTGTAGGAATTAAGATGTAAGAAAGTTTTTTTTTAATCTCCTTCTGATAATC
It contains:
- the LOC141718881 gene encoding BTB/POZ domain-containing protein At3g50780-like, producing MAEFRIAKVEKGQTKIRNVPIAVTPEGFWCCPAPVMFQKTHKTPNPLNKPKSSPPTPKNPVQKLEAAEAEKKPSLTPSRSQRGPDDQRKLGSETPVGSASLISVSTPRPKIEMPRKVTIEFGEPGSSDLKVVLHGKQGFTVKLSVHKSVLVEHSSFFGDKFPEHQPDLRCLELDDCDDVEIYVETVGLMYCKDIKQRLIKQSVARVLRILKVAEQLRFNLCMQSCLEYLEAVPWVGEEEEEKVVSSVSRLHGEGIGITPVLKRVSSVISNPPKDTISHVLELVLKSNEEKGRREMKNIVLKLLRENNNLSSSSSSTDICNESIYSSCRSCLDSLLFHFRNAAEPEFSGQPINVKEPVVKQLALEADNLTWLLDILADRQAADEFAIMWANQQELASLHTRLPIVSRHHVSCISARMFVGIGRGELLPSKDTRHMLLQTWLQPLIDDYSWLQHGCRSFDRKAVEEGIGRTILTLPLEDQQSILLTWLGCFLKTGDSCPNLQRAFEVWWRRSFIRPHMEQSNVDQPDNSAT